CCTCCCCGAAGCCCAAGCTGGCTCCGCTACCACCGCTACTCCGGTGCCTTAGCTCCTCCATTTTTGCCCCAATGAGGGGCTGATGCTCAAGGCGCGCTTCTGGTAGACCGGATTATTTCTTGAAGAAAGTCCACCACACGTTATCTACATGCTCTCTCAGCCGCTGAAAAAGCGCCAATCGGATCATTCTCTACAGACTCGTGAAATGCAGCGGATTTTACGACTCTCCTTTTTTTATGCTCCGATGCCGTCCGCTCGCGGATCCCACGTCTCGATTATGTGGCGCTGCACAACGAGCTGACGGCCATCTTCCAGCTCCAGCAAGACAGCTCCGAGATCCCACCAGATCACCTTTCCCTGAAACGCCTCGCCGGTGCGTAGGTGCACCCGAAGCGGATAATCCTGCTGTTGGGCCGCCTCCAGCGCCCTGCTCAGTGACTTACGGCTCCACTCGTGACGCCAAATCAGCTCCTCTGGAGGCACCCCATAATAGTGGGCCAGTTTTGTTAAGGTCTCCTGATCGCCGATGGGACGATAGCGCTGCTCGATCTCACGCAGCACGTGAGGGGCGACGCCACTCTCCTGACCGACGGTAATCAGATCCGGCCCTCCTTTGAGCGCGCGCAGGTATCGCAAATAGTCCCCACTGCTCATGTTTGCTCCTCGATCGTCTGGTAGTAAGCGATCGCCAGCTTGTTCAGGGTCATCTCTGTGCCATCAGACAGCCCGACCGTGATCGCATAGGGTCCGAAGCCCACCACGCGGCCGCATATCTCCTTACCGTCAAACAGGCGGAATAGGAGTTTCTCACCAGATTGCTGGCGGGCCATCAGATACCGCATCTCGAACTCATCCACGGACTCAGGCAAATAGGGGCGTCGGCGTTTACTTTGCGGCTTTTGCGGCCCGCGTTCCTTGATTTCGTTTTGCAGCCGGGCCAATAATGCCGAGGCCTCGCGCTGAGAAAGCTTCTCCAGCGGCTTCTTGAGCTCTGCTACTAGCTCCTCTTCCTTGCGGCCGAGGTGCTGTAACAACCCTCGCAGGTGTTCGATCTGGCTCGAGCGAGCCGGCTTGGACGTCGCCGGCTTAGGCGCCTGAGGCTGCACGGGCGGCTGGGGCTGTGGCCGCGCAGGCACAGCCACATGCTGGCCCGCCCCAGACGCAGGGGTGGTCTTCTCAATAGGCGGAGGTGGGGCATCTGAGAGCGTGTTTATGTCCCATGGGTCTACATAGAGAGCCTTAGCGAATCGTTCAAGGTGTTCTGTCGGTATTGGCTGTTGTCCCCTTTCATAGGCGCGAATGAGCTCCGCTGGCACGCCCGATCGGGCTGCCAAATCGGATACAGTCATCTTCTTGCGCCGGCGAATGACCCACAGGTTCTCCATAAAACTACCCCTCCCCCGGATCGATGGTTTCAGGCTGCTCGCAATGTGGGCGCATGTACCATATCAGGGCTTGCAAGGATGATCAGGCTCCCTCTTCCGCCAAAGGTGGTAGCTCCTCAAGACTGCCAAGACCAAAGGATTGTAAAAATTGGAATGTCGTGCCATAGAGGATCGGCCGGCCAGCCTGCTCCAGACGTCCCACCTCCTCTATCAACCCACGGCTGACTAGCGTGCGCAAGACAGCGTCGCAGCTCACGCCGCGGATCGCCTCGATCTGAGCTCGGGTGATGGGCTGGCGATAGGCGATGATCGCCAGCACCTCCAGCGCGGCTGGCGACAGCCGCGTGGTCAACTCCAGGCCTAAGAACCGCTCGATATAAGGCGCGGCCTCGGGTGCAGAAACCAACTGCACTCGATCCGCCTGGCGCTGCAGCCGAATCCCTCGTGTTTGGCACTCCCGGGCGAGCCTTTCCAGGGCATTCCGGACGGCCT
Above is a window of Anaerolineae bacterium DNA encoding:
- a CDS encoding helix-turn-helix transcriptional regulator, with the protein product MSSGDYLRYLRALKGGPDLITVGQESGVAPHVLREIEQRYRPIGDQETLTKLAHYYGVPPEELIWRHEWSRKSLSRALEAAQQQDYPLRVHLRTGEAFQGKVIWWDLGAVLLELEDGRQLVVQRHIIETWDPRADGIGA
- a CDS encoding helix-turn-helix domain-containing protein, whose product is MENLWVIRRRKKMTVSDLAARSGVPAELIRAYERGQQPIPTEHLERFAKALYVDPWDINTLSDAPPPPIEKTTPASGAGQHVAVPARPQPQPPVQPQAPKPATSKPARSSQIEHLRGLLQHLGRKEEELVAELKKPLEKLSQREASALLARLQNEIKERGPQKPQSKRRRPYLPESVDEFEMRYLMARQQSGEKLLFRLFDGKEICGRVVGFGPYAITVGLSDGTEMTLNKLAIAYYQTIEEQT
- the scpB gene encoding SMC-Scp complex subunit ScpB produces the protein MTTNGREERLGEDELIRLVESLLFVADEPVSTARLARTLDVSEEAVRNALERLARECQTRGIRLQRQADRVQLVSAPEAAPYIERFLGLELTTRLSPAALEVLAIIAYRQPITRAQIEAIRGVSCDAVLRTLVSRGLIEEVGRLEQAGRPILYGTTFQFLQSFGLGSLEELPPLAEEGA